From a single Natronorubrum tibetense GA33 genomic region:
- a CDS encoding DUF1156 domain-containing protein has product MPDPAEEPDRRPIERGFPISEVSALAEREGRAKLHYRPLTTMHKWWARQLGSVFRAISLYTLLDDPARVSVRDHPGSGDDASLSQFTNGNEDDEPDIGALIDSVDLGNPSELWELYQQDVQVADISVLDPFMGGGTSLLEASRFGASVTGIDLNPVAWFVTKKEFEAAEVERDDLENAFEQVEADISDELAELYQTDCPHDSDHVADVVYALWVRSLDCVSCDETILLFKDYRVAKGRYEDSDRDHVVCPDCSEIFLTDDISTESVCSDCGHEFAPANGPVSQGGMYGCPSCGLKYPIVDAISEGQSYGEELYAIEYYCTDCEDEGEERSTYKGYKSPSEGDIKRYEDAAKQWEQNDNLSDYAPDGEIPEGAITAASSISGNDIFQHGYETWQDMFNGRQLYSLSTLLRSIDKIDDPDVQEFLLLAFSDSLLFQNNFSRYNSAGSKIEGALGRNSYTPRTSYAENNVWGTRAGRGTFTTTWQKILDAVDFAHDPTERYLENEELHETESFEELIGGEYTLHQGDMREVSLEEEYDAVITDPPYYDNVVYSEVSDFFYVWQRILLSDSYDCFEPETTPRSNSIISNPATEKDEATFEYELGTAFGRIQEVLADDGILVFTYRNGDADAWGGLVDALCSEDFELTAMYPIAANASELFGDNKPNVTVIVVARPTNSQGREPISWSALRRKAHRSAGRARDQIEDSDQSPSEGEISIIELGRCLRVYSQHHGQVHRGGDTMDPVEVVAKFQKLVSGEVTPDEIYLSLLEMEAPSHRDLQRLCYSTNVSPDDLRRKGLVTAGDTFGIASWADESRRTYLTSTAESELTPLDRVHLLRQKSESPGELRDQRETETTSELVELAAELARLTNDDGYRGLFHD; this is encoded by the coding sequence ATGCCTGACCCAGCCGAAGAGCCCGACCGGCGACCGATAGAGAGGGGGTTCCCCATTTCAGAGGTAAGTGCCTTGGCCGAGCGAGAGGGCAGAGCGAAACTCCACTACCGTCCCCTGACGACGATGCACAAATGGTGGGCTCGCCAACTGGGAAGCGTTTTCAGAGCGATCTCTCTCTACACGCTGCTTGACGATCCCGCTCGCGTCAGTGTACGTGATCATCCGGGAAGCGGAGACGATGCATCTCTGTCGCAGTTTACGAACGGGAACGAAGATGACGAACCTGATATCGGAGCGTTAATTGACAGTGTGGATCTGGGAAACCCAAGTGAGCTTTGGGAGCTATATCAACAAGATGTACAGGTAGCGGACATCAGTGTCCTCGATCCGTTCATGGGTGGGGGAACAAGCCTCTTGGAAGCCAGCCGCTTCGGAGCATCGGTGACGGGAATTGATCTGAACCCGGTTGCGTGGTTCGTGACAAAAAAAGAGTTCGAGGCGGCTGAAGTCGAAAGAGATGACTTAGAGAACGCCTTCGAGCAAGTCGAAGCAGATATTTCGGACGAGCTTGCTGAACTGTACCAGACGGACTGTCCACATGACAGTGACCACGTAGCCGACGTCGTGTACGCACTATGGGTTCGTTCCCTTGATTGCGTTTCTTGTGACGAGACGATACTGCTGTTCAAAGACTACCGTGTCGCAAAAGGCCGATACGAGGATAGCGACCGCGATCATGTAGTCTGTCCGGACTGTAGTGAGATTTTCTTGACGGACGATATCTCGACAGAATCCGTCTGTTCAGACTGTGGACATGAGTTCGCTCCGGCGAACGGACCGGTTTCCCAGGGTGGAATGTACGGATGCCCCTCGTGCGGGCTCAAATACCCAATTGTTGACGCGATTTCGGAGGGCCAGTCCTACGGGGAGGAGCTGTACGCGATAGAGTACTACTGCACGGATTGTGAGGACGAGGGGGAAGAACGATCGACGTACAAGGGATACAAGTCCCCAAGCGAGGGAGATATCAAACGCTACGAAGACGCTGCTAAGCAGTGGGAGCAGAACGATAATCTGTCGGATTATGCACCAGATGGAGAGATTCCGGAGGGTGCAATCACAGCGGCTTCCTCGATCAGTGGGAACGATATCTTCCAGCATGGGTACGAGACGTGGCAGGACATGTTCAATGGCAGACAGCTTTACAGTCTATCGACACTCCTCCGGTCGATCGACAAAATCGACGATCCCGATGTTCAAGAGTTCCTGCTGTTAGCTTTCAGTGATTCCTTGCTATTCCAGAACAACTTCTCACGGTACAACAGTGCTGGGAGCAAGATCGAGGGCGCACTCGGTCGGAACTCCTACACGCCACGGACGAGCTACGCGGAAAACAACGTCTGGGGCACGAGAGCCGGGAGAGGAACGTTCACCACGACTTGGCAGAAAATACTGGACGCAGTCGATTTCGCCCACGATCCGACTGAGCGATATCTCGAGAACGAGGAACTCCACGAAACGGAATCGTTTGAGGAGCTGATCGGTGGTGAGTACACACTCCACCAGGGAGATATGCGTGAGGTTTCACTGGAGGAAGAATACGACGCCGTCATCACTGATCCGCCGTACTATGACAACGTCGTATACTCAGAAGTATCCGACTTTTTCTACGTCTGGCAGCGGATCCTCCTGTCCGATTCATACGATTGTTTCGAGCCGGAAACGACGCCGCGTTCGAACAGTATCATTTCTAATCCCGCGACAGAAAAGGATGAGGCAACATTCGAGTATGAACTCGGAACCGCGTTCGGGAGAATACAAGAAGTACTTGCGGACGACGGGATTCTGGTGTTCACCTATCGCAATGGCGACGCTGATGCGTGGGGTGGCCTCGTCGACGCGCTTTGCTCGGAGGATTTCGAACTGACAGCGATGTACCCAATCGCTGCCAACGCGAGTGAGCTCTTCGGTGATAATAAACCGAATGTTACCGTTATCGTCGTTGCACGCCCCACAAATTCTCAGGGAAGAGAACCGATCAGTTGGTCAGCACTCCGCCGGAAAGCACATCGCTCCGCCGGGCGTGCACGAGACCAGATTGAGGACAGTGACCAGTCCCCCTCCGAGGGGGAGATCTCTATCATTGAACTGGGACGATGTCTCCGGGTGTACTCTCAGCACCACGGTCAAGTCCACCGCGGGGGAGATACAATGGACCCAGTCGAAGTGGTAGCTAAATTCCAGAAACTTGTCTCGGGAGAGGTCACGCCTGATGAAATCTATCTCAGCCTCCTCGAGATGGAAGCGCCATCACATCGTGATCTCCAACGACTCTGTTATAGCACCAACGTTTCTCCCGATGACCTACGCCGGAAAGGGCTCGTTACGGCCGGTGACACGTTTGGAATCGCTAGCTGGGCCGACGAGTCCCGACGGACATATCTCACATCAACGGCGGAGTCAGAGTTGACGCCACTCGACCGGGTACATCTGCTCCGTCAGAAATCGGAATCTCCCGGAGAACTCCGCGATCAACGGGAAACGGAAACAACCAGCGAGCTTGTCGAATTAGCGGCAGAGCTGGCAAGGCTTACTAACGATGACGGCTATCGAGGGCTCTTTCATGATTAA